A single window of Deltaproteobacteria bacterium HGW-Deltaproteobacteria-18 DNA harbors:
- a CDS encoding carbon-phosphorus lyase, which translates to MTAESMPGYNYAYLDEQTKGMIRRAILKAVAIPGYQVPFGSREMPLPYGWGTGGIQITASIIGPDDVLKVIDQGADDTTNAVSIRSFFARTAQVKTTTTTEDATVIQTRHRIPEAPLRVGQILVYQVPIPEPLRFMEPSESETRTMHALEEYGVMHVKLYEDIAEHGRIATSYNYPVKVEDRYIMCPSPIPKFDNPKMDDSPALQLFGAGREKRIYAIPPHTRVKSLDFEDHPFEIQKWDEACAICGCGSSFLDEIITDDQGGRMFVCSDSDFCARRVQEREGN; encoded by the coding sequence ATGACCGCTGAATCCATGCCCGGTTACAACTACGCCTATCTGGACGAGCAGACCAAGGGCATGATCCGCCGGGCCATCCTGAAGGCCGTGGCCATTCCCGGCTATCAGGTCCCTTTCGGCAGCCGTGAGATGCCCCTGCCCTACGGCTGGGGCACGGGCGGCATCCAGATCACGGCCAGCATCATCGGGCCGGACGACGTGCTCAAGGTCATCGACCAGGGGGCCGACGACACGACCAACGCCGTCTCCATCCGCTCCTTTTTTGCCAGAACGGCGCAGGTGAAAACGACCACGACCACCGAGGATGCCACGGTTATCCAGACCCGCCACCGCATCCCCGAAGCCCCGCTGCGCGTAGGGCAGATCCTCGTCTATCAGGTGCCCATCCCCGAACCCCTTCGCTTCATGGAACCGAGCGAGTCCGAGACCCGGACCATGCACGCCCTGGAGGAATACGGGGTCATGCACGTCAAGCTCTACGAGGATATCGCCGAGCACGGCCGCATCGCAACCAGTTACAACTATCCCGTCAAGGTCGAGGACCGCTACATCATGTGTCCGTCTCCCATTCCAAAATTCGACAACCCCAAGATGGACGACTCGCCGGCCCTGCAACTTTTCGGTGCGGGTCGCGAAAAACGCATCTATGCCATTCCGCCCCATACCAGGGTCAAGAGTCTGGACTTCGAGGATCACCCCTTCGAAATCCAGAAATGGGACGAGGCCTGCGCCATCTGCGGCTGCGGCAGCAGTTTTCTCGACGAGATCATCACCGACGACCAGGGCGGGCGCATGTTCGTCTGCTCCGATTCGGATTTTTGCGCCAGGCGCGTGCAAGAGCGGGAGGGCAACTGA
- the phnK gene encoding phosphonate C-P lyase system protein PhnK, which produces MENELLRVTGLTRYYGTRVGCRDVNFTLWPGEVLAIVGESGSGKSTLLSLLSGRLMPTAGEVSYRDRDGAWLSLAELGEADRRRLQRTDLGVVHQNPRDGLRMRVSAGGNIGERLMALGQRYYGRIRGAGFDWMERVELDPERIDEHPSAFSGGMQQRLQIARNLVTGPRLVFMDEPTSGLDVSVQARLLDLLRHLVSSLGLAVVLVTHDLAVARILAHRMMVMRGGEVVETGLSDQVLDDPCHPYTQLLVSSILQA; this is translated from the coding sequence ATGGAGAACGAACTGCTGCGTGTCACCGGCCTGACCCGCTACTACGGAACCCGCGTCGGCTGCCGCGATGTGAATTTCACGCTCTGGCCGGGCGAAGTGCTGGCCATTGTCGGCGAGTCCGGGTCGGGCAAGTCCACGCTTTTGAGTCTTTTGTCCGGGCGGCTGATGCCCACGGCCGGCGAGGTGTCTTACCGGGACCGCGACGGGGCCTGGCTGTCCCTGGCTGAACTTGGCGAAGCCGACCGCCGCCGCCTGCAGCGCACCGACCTTGGCGTGGTGCACCAGAACCCGCGCGACGGGCTGCGCATGCGGGTCAGCGCCGGAGGGAACATCGGCGAACGTCTCATGGCGCTCGGACAGCGTTATTATGGCCGGATTCGCGGCGCCGGCTTTGACTGGATGGAGCGGGTCGAGCTGGACCCGGAGCGCATCGACGAACACCCCTCGGCCTTTTCCGGCGGCATGCAGCAACGCCTGCAGATCGCCCGCAACCTGGTCACGGGCCCGCGTCTGGTCTTCATGGACGAACCCACCAGCGGCCTCGACGTCTCGGTCCAGGCCCGGCTCCTGGACCTGCTGCGCCATCTGGTCTCGTCCTTGGGCCTGGCCGTGGTGCTGGTCACTCATGACCTGGCCGTGGCCCGCATCCTGGCCCATCGCATGATGGTCATGCGCGGTGGCGAGGTGGTGGAGACGGGGCTGTCCGATCAGGTCCTCGACGATCCGTGTCACCCCTACACCCAACTTCTGGTTTCCTCCATCCTGCAGGCCTGA
- the phnL gene encoding phosphonate C-P lyase system protein PhnL — translation MNIPMISIRSLAKTFVLHTQGGTCIRAFDGVDLDVAAGECIALHGPSGAGKSSLLRSIYANYRPSSGSVVISHDGDGIDMTSALPRTILDVRRRSLGYVSQFLRVIPRVSSLDLVAERLTAMGVDLLEARARAGDLLARLNIPKRLWSLAPATFSGGEQQRVNIARGFIRDYPILLLDEPTASLDGENRNTVVDMILEAKARGAAIVGIFHDDDVRERVADRCLLLNRPE, via the coding sequence ATGAACATACCCATGATCTCCATTCGTTCCCTGGCCAAGACCTTTGTCCTGCACACCCAGGGCGGCACGTGCATCCGTGCCTTCGACGGCGTCGATCTCGATGTAGCGGCGGGGGAGTGCATCGCCCTGCACGGCCCTTCCGGCGCGGGCAAGTCGAGCCTTTTGCGTTCCATTTACGCCAACTACCGGCCAAGCTCAGGCAGCGTCGTCATTAGCCACGACGGCGACGGCATCGACATGACCTCCGCCCTGCCCCGCACCATCCTCGACGTGCGCCGCCGCAGCCTCGGCTATGTCAGCCAGTTCCTGCGCGTCATCCCCCGCGTTTCATCCCTCGATCTGGTGGCCGAGCGGCTCACCGCCATGGGCGTGGACCTCCTGGAGGCCAGAGCCCGGGCCGGGGATCTTCTGGCCCGGCTGAACATTCCGAAGCGCCTGTGGTCCCTGGCTCCGGCCACCTTCTCGGGAGGCGAGCAGCAGCGCGTCAACATCGCGCGGGGCTTCATCCGCGACTACCCCATCCTGCTCCTCGATGAACCCACGGCCTCCCTCGACGGTGAGAATCGCAACACCGTCGTGGACATGATCCTCGAAGCCAAGGCGCGTGGTGCGGCCATTGTAGGTATTTTTCACGACGACGACGTGCGCGAGCGGGTCGCGGACCGCTGCCTGCTTCTTAACAGACCGGAGTAA